CCCGCAGCGATTCCGCACGCCCCGGCAACGCTGCGCGACCACGGCAACCCCCCGCCGTCACGACCCTCAGCCCGCTCCCGGCCCCAAGCCCGGACACATCACGCCCACCCGAACCGATCACGACCCCTGGCATCGCTCCCACCCGCACCAACGATCAAGGAATCACCGCCGCGCCGCGCCCGGCTGAAAGATCAGGGACTGATGACCTGATCCGCGGTCTTGCGAGTGCCCCCGGCAGGATTCGAACCTGCGCCGCGCTCGCCAGTCACCGAGCCGCTGACCTGCATCGATATCTCGAAACCCATTGTGGGACAAGCACTATCACCTCTAATGCCTCAAGACACGGATGGACACGTCCTGACAGGGAGGTACCCTAAAAGGCCGCCGGTCGAACAGGACCGGGTCGGTGCGACAACTCCCCTCGGGGCGCTGGCAGGCCCGGTGGCGACGCGAGGACGGTCGCCTGGTCGCCGCTCCCCAGACTTTCGACACCAAGTTGGATGCCGGGACCTGGTTGCGTGCCCCTGCGACAGGTGATCTCTCTCGTCGAATCACAGCGGCTGAGGCTCACCCTCGACGAGTATGCCGATAACTTCCCAAGCACCCGTGAACTCAAACCGCGCACCCGGCTTGAGTACCGGCGGCTCTACGACGGCAAGATCAAGGACACCTTCGGGGACGTGGACCTGGCTCGGATCAGCCCGGCGATGGTCAGGCAGTGGTACGGCACTCTCGACCCCGAGCACCGCACCCGCAGAGCGCACGCCTACTCGCTACTTCGGACCATCTTGAACGCGGCGATCGCAGACGATCTGATCACCACCAACCCGTGCCGGATCAGAGGTGCCGGGGTGACCAGGACGGACCGCGACATCACGATCGCCACGCTGCCCGAGTTGGAGACCATCGTGGTGAACATGCCGGAGCGGCTACGGCCGATGGTGTTGCTTGCGGCGTGGTGCGGGCTGCGGTTCGGCGAACTCGCGGGCCTAACCCGTGCTGACCTGGACGTTCGAGCCGGAACTGTCACGGTGCGCCGAGGCGTGGTGCGGGTGCCGGGGGAGTTCATCGCCGGAGATCCAAAGTCGAGGGCCGGTCGGCGCATGGTGGCGATCCCGCCGCACCTGCTCGACGAGTTGGCATGGCACCTCGACCACCATGTCCAGCGCGGCGATGACTCGCTGGTGTTTACCAGGGAGGACGGTGGGAAGGGCGGGATCATCCCGCTCTACACGCTGCACAGACACTTCTGGCCTGCACGCGAGGCGGCGGGGCGTCCCGACCTCCGCTTCCACGACCTGCGTCACACGGGGGCCACCTTGGCGGCCGCCACGGGTGCGACCCTAGCCGATCTCATGGCTCGGATCGGACACTCGACCCCAGCGATGGCGCTGCGCTACCAGCACACTGTCGACGGACGCGACAAGGCCATCGCGGCGGCGCTGTCGGGGTTCGCTGAGGGCAAGGTCGTCCCGTTGAAGTATCGAGCCTG
The Actinomycetes bacterium genome window above contains:
- a CDS encoding tyrosine-type recombinase/integrase; the protein is MISLVESQRLRLTLDEYADNFPSTRELKPRTRLEYRRLYDGKIKDTFGDVDLARISPAMVRQWYGTLDPEHRTRRAHAYSLLRTILNAAIADDLITTNPCRIRGAGVTRTDRDITIATLPELETIVVNMPERLRPMVLLAAWCGLRFGELAGLTRADLDVRAGTVTVRRGVVRVPGEFIAGDPKSRAGRRMVAIPPHLLDELAWHLDHHVQRGDDSLVFTREDGGKGGIIPLYTLHRHFWPAREAAGRPDLRFHDLRHTGATLAAATGATLADLMARIGHSTPAMALRYQHTVDGRDKAIAAALSGFAEGKVVPLKYRA